In a single window of the Nilaparvata lugens isolate BPH chromosome 1, ASM1435652v1, whole genome shotgun sequence genome:
- the LOC120349441 gene encoding gastrula zinc finger protein XlCGF57.1-like → MESIVPSIRVKVEESISNEGVNLPENECKYKERPSNKEITSPTAYVKLYRIAVLDRIHQKQRSDDDDDEPSSADSGSDSSAEEKGESNNGEVVREERVSNKVTSKKPHQCKFCARSFSQTRDLTVHVQTHTKEKPYHCTVCTKTFSRSDYVTLHMRTHTKEKPYHCTVCKKTFSQSGHLTMHMRTHSKEKPFQCTVCSKRFYHAGHLTVHMRTHTKEKPFQCTVCTKRFSESGTLTTHMRTHTKEKPYHCTICTKTFSRSDYVTLHMRTHTKEKPYHCTVCKKTFSQSGHLTVHMRTHSKEKPFQCTVCSKRFSHAGHLTVHMRTHTKEKPFQCTVCTKRFSESGSWTKHMRTHTNEKPFQCTVCTKRFSQTGNLTSHMQTHTKEKPFHCTVCSKRFSESGALTKHLHTHTKEKLF, encoded by the exons ATGGAATCTATT GTACCATCCATCCGTGTAAAAGTGGAAGAATCAATCTCAAACGAAGGAGTCAACTTGCCGGAAAACGAATGCAAATACAAGGAACGACCATCTAACAAAG AGATAACTTCACCCACTGCCTATGTCAAACTGTATCGCATTGCAGTGCTGGATAGAATTCACCAAAAGCAGCgctctgatgatgatgatgat GAACCATCATCAGCAGATAGTGGGAGTGATTCGTCAGCAGAAGAGAAGGGAGAAAGCAACAATGGAGAAGTGGTACGAGAAGAGAGGGTTTCCAACAAAGTGACTTCTAAAAAGCCTCATCAGTGTAAATTCTGTGCAAGAAGCTTCTCTCAGACTAGAGATTTGACTGTTCATGTGCAAACGcacaccaaagagaagcctTACCATTGTACAGTCTGTACAAAAACGTTCTCTCGGTCTGATTATGTGACTCTGCATATGCGTACCCATACCAAAGAGAAGCCTTATCATTGTACAGTCTGTAAAAAAACTTTCTCTCAGTCTGGTCATCTAACTATGCACATGCGTACTCACTCTAAAGAGAAGCCattccagtgtacagtctgttcAAAAAGGTTCTATCACGCTGGTCATCTAACTGTACACATGCGtactcacaccaaagagaagcctttTCAGTGTACAGTCTGCACCAAGAGGTTCTCTGAGTCTGGTACATTGACCACGCATATGCGtactcacaccaaagagaagcctTATCATTGTACCATCTGTACAAAAACGTTCTCTCGGTCTGATTATGTGACTCTGCATATGCGtactcacaccaaagagaagcctTATCATTGTACAGTCTGTAAAAAAACTTTCTCTCAGTCTGGTCATCTAACTGTGCACATGCGTACTCACTCTAAAGAGAAGCCattccagtgtacagtctgttcAAAAAGGTTCTCTCACGCTGGTCATCTAACTGTACACATGCGtactcacaccaaagagaagcctttCCAGTGTACAGTTTGCACCAAAAGATTCTCTGAGTCTGGTTCCTGGACCAAGCATATGCGTACTCACACAAATGAGAAGCCTTTTCAGTGTACAGTCTGCACCAAGAGGTTCTCTCAAACTGGTAATTTAACTAGTCATATGCAGactcacaccaaagagaagcctttCCATTGTACAGTCTGCAGCAAAAGGTTCTCTGAGTCAGGTGCCTTGACCAAGCATTTGCATACTCACACCAAGGAGAAGCTTTTTTAG
- the LOC111053073 gene encoding twinkle protein, mitochondrial — translation MLKHSFLFNCSLSSKIRISKAFSDLNTFLRRYDAINQLPLVFKPCINNYSSLNWKRTCLKVSCKHKLNHSQVNNFHDVPNDKFSAASIAQVKSVLECNKIEFTEGFSSLIIKCPICVSMKRTELYINKVTGHTVCKGCKRTGDWNDLQSALTSKSASEKESETSEKISEQDHPLKKYDNVAGEKWKALSKTSQSLLSMSSDERREAMQRFTSKEISEDVIKQLDAHIMTGEDGSKTFVVPLKQSSSDVVGFKQIGQDGSELVEPCRNCRGILTYKSKPTRKDATAVIVHSFKDFLALANLQLYYHIICLPYGITSLPQDILPLLERYKKIVLWFGNGSGSWDAARQFAKKLNEGRCFFVSLACVSRAA, via the exons ATGTTGAAGCACtcctttttatttaattgtagCCTCTCTTCTAAAATAAGAATATCGAAAGCTTTCTCTGATTTAAACACGTTTCTAAGACGATATGATGCAATAAATCAATTGCCGCTAGTCTTCAAACCATGTATCAACAATTACAGCTCTTTAAATTGGAAGAGAACTTGTTTAAAAGTATCCTGTAAgcataaattaaatcattcacaagtaaataattttcatgatgtTCCAAACGACAAGTTTTCTGCAGCTTCTATAGCTCAGGTGAAAAGCGTTTTAGAATGCAACAAGATTGAATTTACAGAAGgattttcaagtttaattattaaatgtcCAATATGTGTGAGCATGAAACGAACGGAATTATACATCAACAAAGTTACTG GCCACACAGTATGCAAGGGATGTAAACGAACGGGTGACTGGAATGACCTCCAATCAGCACTGACTAGCAAATCGGCCAGTGAAAAAGAAAGCGAAACCAGTGAAAAAATATCTGAACAAGATCATCCTTTGAAAAAGTACGACAATGTAGCTGGCGAAAAATGGAAAGCTCTTTCGAAAACATCACAATCTTTGCTTTCTATGTCAAGTGACGAACGACGAGAAGCTATGCAACGTTTCACATCTAAG GAAATATCAGAGGACGTAATCAAGCAGCTTGACGCTCACATCATGACTGGTGAAGATGGAAGCAAAACATTTGTGGTGCCTTTGAAGCAGTCTTCCAGTGATGTGGTTGGCTTCAAACAAATAGGACAAGATGGAAGCGAGCTGGTGGAACCATGTCGTAACTGTCGCGGCATTTTGACCTACAAATCAAAGCCAACAAGGAAGGACGCCACAGCTGTAATTGTGCACAGTTTCAAGGATTTCTTAGCATTAGCCAATCTCCAGTTATATTACCATATCATCTGCTTACCTTATG GAATTACTAGTCTTCCTCAAGACATTCTACCACTGCTAGAGAGATATAAGAAGATAGTTTTGTGGTTCGGAAACGGGAGTGGATCCTGGGATGCAGCTAGACAATTCGCCAAAAAACTTAACGAAGGAAGATGCTTCTTCGTAag